In the genome of Neovison vison isolate M4711 chromosome 3, ASM_NN_V1, whole genome shotgun sequence, one region contains:
- the GPR35 gene encoding G-protein coupled receptor 35, producing the protein MSNSTCVSKELTWPPLVKTVLSTYTGLLLGLGLLLNGLALWVFCSRMRRWTETRVYMVNLAVADFCLLCAIPFFLHSLKKRTTDTPFCQLSQGVYLANRYMSISLVTAIAVDRYVAVRHPLRARTLRSPRQAAAVCAALWALVAGLLGLRWALGVQEGGFCFSNASRQSSNTMFFSLLGFFLPLAVLVFCSLRVVTALGQRPTASPDQAEATRRAIRMVWANLAVFVVCFLPIHMVLIVVMATSLNTSAICYALIITGKLSDANCCLDAICYYFMAKEFQEASSLALMPIAKAHRNENSLSVTLA; encoded by the coding sequence ATGAGCAACAGCACCTGTGTCTCCAAAGAGCTCACCTGGCCCCCCTTGGTCAAGACTGTCCTCTCCACCTACACGGGGCTGCTGCTGGGTCTGGGGCTGCTGCTCAATGGCCTGGCGCTCTGGGTGTTCTGCAGCCGTATGCGGCGGTGGACTGAAACCAGAGTCTACATGGTCAACCTGGCAGTGGCCGACTTCTGCCTGCTCTGTGCCATACCCTTCTTCCTACACTCCCTGAAAAAGAGGACCACAGACACGCCCTTCTGCCAGCTCTCCCAGGGCGTCTAcctggccaacaggtacatgagcATCAGCCTGGTCACGGCCATCGCCGTGGACCGCTATGTGGCCGTGCGGCACCCGCTGCGTGCCCGGACACTCCGCTCCCCTCGCCAGGCTGCGGCCGTGTGCGCGGCGCTCTGGGCACTGGTGGCCGGCTTGCTGGGGCTGCGCTGGGCCCTTGGCGTGCAGGAGGGCGGCTTCTGCTTCTCGAATGCGTCCCGGCAAAGCTCCAACACCATGTTCTTCTCCCTGCTGGGCTTCTTCCTGCCACTGGCCGTGCTGGTCTTCTGCTCCCTGCGCGTGGTCACCGCCCTGGGCCAGAGGCCGACAGCCAGCCCAGACCAGGCAGAGGCGACCCGAAGGGCCATCCGCATGGTCTGGGCGAACCTGGCTGTGTTCGTGGTCTGCTTCCTACCCATTCACATGGTGCTGATCGTGGTCATGGCCACAAGCTTGAACACCTCTGCCATCTGCTATGCACTCATCATCACAGGCAAGCTCTCGGATGCCAACTGTTGTCTGGACGCCATCTGCTACTACTTCATGGCCAAGGAGTTCCAGGAGGCGTCTTCGCTGGCCTTGATGCCCATTGCCAAGGCCCACAGGAATGAGAACTCCCTCTCTGTGACCCTTGCCTAG